Proteins encoded within one genomic window of Oryza glaberrima chromosome 12, OglaRS2, whole genome shotgun sequence:
- the LOC127756348 gene encoding UPF0481 protein At3g47200-like: protein MDDAVEEPGINTFVQLPAYMREANRGLFEPRVLSIGPYHHGRESTRDMEAHKEHILQGFLQRPGNANHAYYVQEVTARCFAQARRCYVGNVDGYTVEMLTRDGCFIVELLLRWSEGTAHVDNYVWLMWNSVYYDLLLFDNQIPFFVLDRIFRVFVAHNANQAFNNSVQLLHLVRIFFNHRGQFSWANLNDLNLPNASQVRHLLDLQYKLVISNNLGIEAARRDGCLCRLFCCNIVCHRPSMPRGIPGANELQDYGVRFRAKRLNEMVKLFDVTFQGKTMKIPRFEINFGSKILLANLFAYDQQIACHNIGVVTSYVVLMNALVNSRDDVVVLQEEGVLDNMLSNEEEVASFFNNLGRCVLVDVTEHRYSRMFQDVNRYWRNGVFRKYCSIFCMKHCKTPLTCLSLLAAILLLIFSCTSMIFAILKYTRD from the exons ATGGATGATGCTGTCGAAGAGCCGGGGATAAACACCTTCGTGCAGCTCCCCGCATACATGAGGGAGGCAAATAGGGGACTATTCGAGCCGAGGGTGCTCTCCATCGGCCCGTATCACCACGGTAGGGAGAGCACCCGCGACATGGAAGCTCACAAGGAGCACATCCTGCAAGGGTTTCTGCAGAGGCCAGGCAACGCAAACCACGCCTACTACGTTCAAGAGGTAACCGCGCGTTGTttcgcgcaagctcgccggtgCTACGTCGGGAACGTCGACGGCTACACCGTGGAGATGCTCACGCGCGACGGCTGCTTCATcgtcgagctcctcctccggtgGAGCGAGGGAACGGCACACGTTGATAACTACGTATGGTTGATGTGGAACAGCGTGTACTACGATCTCCTCCTGTTCGATAACCAGATACCTTTCTTCGTTCTCGACAGGATTTTTCGCGTATTCGTGGCTCACAATGCGAACCAAGCCTTCAATAACAGCGTCCAGTTGCTCCACCTTGTCAGGATTTTCTTCAACCATCGGGGTCAATTCTCCTGGGCAAATTTGAACGACCTGAATCTGCCAAATGCGAGTCAGGTTCGCCATTTGCTTGACCTTCAGTACAAGCTTGTCATCAGCAATAACCTGGGGATCGAGGCAGCTCGTCGTGACGGTTGCCTGTGTAGACTCTTCTGCTGCAACATCGTCTGCCACAGGCCATCTATGCCACGAGGAATCCCCGGGGCAAATGAGCTGCAAGACTACGGCGTTAGATTCCGTGCGAAGAGGTTGAATGAAATGGTGAAACTGTTCGACGTGACATTCCAGGGTAAAACCATGAAGATCCCCCGCTTCGAGATCAACTTTGGGTCCAAGATCCTGTTGGCGAACCTCTTCGCCTACGACCAACAAATTGCGTGCC ataatattggtGTCGTGACGAGCTACGTGGTGCTCATGAATGCGCTTGTAAACAGCAGAGACGACGTCGTCGTTCTGCAAGAGGAGGGCGTCCTTGACAACATGCTGTCGAACGAGGAAGAGGTGGCATCCTTCTTCAACAATCTCGGCCGGTGCGTCCTGGTGGACGTGACGGAGCACCGGTACTCTAGGATGTTCCAAGACGTGAACCGATACTGGAGGAACGGGGTGTTCCGAAAGTACTGCTCCATCTTTTGCATGAAGCATTGCAAAACCCCACTCACTTGCCTGTCGTTGCTGGCTGCAATTCTTCTCTTGATCTTCTCCTGTACATCCATGATCTTTGCCATTCTCAAGTACACACGTGATTAG